In Dyadobacter sp. NIV53, a single window of DNA contains:
- a CDS encoding SusC/RagA family TonB-linked outer membrane protein: protein MRKTLLSLLGSLLLLANQVYAQDRAVTGLVTADDGSVLPGVNISLKGTNRGTNTDSQGNYSISAEPGATLVFSFIGFVSQEVPVGTRSSINITLVNDATQLQEVVVTSLGIARDKKALGYSVQEIKGDKLTLARDPNIGNALAGKIAGVQVMGQSAAKFGAPTIRIRGINSLTGADPLYVVDGTPTDISMVNMDDVESLTVLKGPSATALYGNRASAGVIVVTTKRAKSGETSLNVNHSSTFDQVSMLPKYQNEYGGGYSQEWETFAFNPAIHPAAWSSYDGQKILDYSADESWGPKIDNSLHRSAASWQPGEGFGKETPFSANPNNVRDFFEKPVSHNSNIAFAKAGENYSSRISYTHIVNNGIIPNSKQSRDYISAKNSITFGKNLTADLNINYTGTNTKNTPADRYGSTGGTSAGTNLFNTSNATLTGYNQTIGSFNQWFQRQLSIDDLKNYKNADGTFRSWNIGGPLDPKPKYWDSPYTQAYENTNTSRTQRIFGDVGLTYKFSDFLKVSGKVRRDYGTFVQSGQIAAGTLNAGGLGAYSYLTGVTSENNYEGIINFDKTFNKISVMANAGGNIRYNRIEGTLQATVGGLTTPGYYNIGASKDRPTSANYLFERKVNSVFGNVSLGYNDFFFVEGSIRNDWSSTLPESNNSYLYPSVSTSLIFTEFIPSNSILSFGKLRAGYAQVGTDLVPYQTSLTYGVGTVYGSNPTQFLPGTLPNTNLKPGMSSSYEGGIDLKFFSNRIGLEFTAYRNDNSNQIIPLAVAPTSGYSNAVVNAGLIRTSGVELHISATPVKTDNFTWNLDLNADRNQSKVIELTEQSSNYLVDGPQWRTLTLNARVGEKWGMLEGVGIKKDANGNKVVYSSTPENIKAGTAGLYVKENNVNLGNVLPKFKGGFINSFQYKNFNLNISTDFVVGGKFFSVTKMFNAYSGLAAETAGLNELGNPKRDPIDGTAPGGVILDAVTQDGEKNTQRVDTQNLYENWLFALNENWIYDKTYVKLREVSFGYKLPSRFLGKFVKSASISVIGRNLLLVYSAIGGGIDISETETMWYEGGQLPPVRSVGLNLRLGL, encoded by the coding sequence ATGAGGAAGACTCTATTATCCTTACTGGGAAGCTTATTGCTTTTGGCAAATCAAGTCTATGCCCAGGATCGTGCGGTAACGGGACTCGTAACCGCAGATGACGGCTCAGTTTTACCGGGCGTTAACATTTCTTTGAAAGGTACTAATCGCGGAACAAACACTGACAGTCAGGGAAATTATTCTATTTCCGCTGAACCTGGCGCCACGTTAGTTTTTAGTTTTATTGGTTTTGTAAGCCAGGAAGTACCCGTCGGAACACGTTCTTCAATCAACATTACGCTTGTCAATGATGCTACTCAGTTGCAGGAAGTAGTTGTTACATCACTTGGTATCGCTCGCGACAAAAAAGCTTTGGGTTATTCCGTACAGGAAATCAAAGGTGACAAACTTACTCTTGCGCGTGATCCAAATATCGGAAATGCGCTTGCAGGTAAAATTGCCGGTGTACAGGTTATGGGCCAGTCTGCTGCAAAATTTGGAGCACCAACTATCCGTATTCGCGGAATTAACTCTTTAACAGGGGCTGATCCGTTGTACGTTGTAGATGGTACACCAACCGACATCAGCATGGTTAACATGGACGATGTTGAATCCCTTACTGTTTTGAAAGGACCGTCTGCTACAGCACTTTACGGTAATCGTGCATCTGCGGGTGTAATTGTTGTTACAACTAAAAGGGCAAAATCAGGTGAAACATCTTTAAATGTAAACCACAGTTCTACATTTGATCAGGTTTCCATGCTTCCTAAGTACCAGAATGAATATGGCGGCGGATACTCACAGGAATGGGAAACTTTTGCATTCAATCCTGCTATACATCCTGCGGCATGGTCGTCATATGACGGACAAAAAATACTGGATTATTCCGCAGATGAAAGTTGGGGACCTAAAATTGACAATTCTCTACACCGTTCTGCTGCTTCATGGCAGCCAGGAGAGGGATTTGGAAAGGAAACTCCATTCAGTGCTAATCCGAACAACGTGCGTGACTTTTTTGAAAAACCTGTTAGCCACAATTCAAACATTGCTTTTGCAAAGGCTGGCGAGAATTATTCTTCAAGAATATCTTACACGCATATTGTCAATAATGGTATCATACCAAACAGCAAGCAGTCACGTGATTATATCAGTGCAAAAAACTCAATTACTTTTGGGAAAAATCTTACCGCTGATCTGAACATAAACTATACAGGAACGAATACAAAAAATACCCCTGCTGACCGTTATGGTTCAACCGGAGGTACCAGTGCAGGAACAAATTTGTTCAATACTTCTAATGCTACACTTACTGGTTACAATCAGACTATAGGATCTTTCAACCAGTGGTTCCAGCGTCAGTTAAGCATCGATGATCTTAAAAATTACAAAAATGCTGACGGAACTTTCCGTAGCTGGAACATCGGAGGACCTTTGGACCCAAAACCAAAATATTGGGATAGCCCGTACACTCAGGCATATGAAAACACCAATACAAGCCGTACACAAAGAATTTTTGGAGATGTAGGCCTTACCTACAAATTCAGTGATTTCCTTAAAGTGAGCGGTAAGGTTCGTCGTGACTATGGTACTTTTGTTCAGTCTGGACAAATTGCTGCTGGTACACTTAATGCTGGTGGATTGGGAGCCTATTCTTATCTGACGGGTGTTACATCAGAAAACAATTATGAAGGGATTATCAATTTTGATAAGACTTTTAATAAAATTTCCGTTATGGCTAATGCTGGTGGAAACATTCGTTATAACCGAATTGAGGGTACACTTCAGGCTACTGTTGGTGGCTTGACAACACCAGGCTACTATAACATTGGTGCTTCAAAAGACCGTCCGACTTCTGCCAATTATTTGTTTGAACGTAAAGTCAACAGTGTCTTTGGTAACGTAAGTTTAGGATATAACGACTTCTTCTTTGTAGAAGGTTCGATCCGTAATGACTGGTCATCTACACTGCCCGAATCTAACAATTCGTATCTATACCCATCTGTTTCGACAAGTTTGATATTTACAGAGTTTATACCTTCTAACTCTATATTGTCTTTCGGTAAATTGAGAGCAGGATATGCACAGGTTGGAACTGACCTTGTACCTTACCAGACTTCTCTTACTTATGGTGTTGGAACAGTTTATGGAAGTAACCCAACTCAGTTTCTACCAGGAACTTTACCAAATACAAATTTGAAACCAGGAATGTCGTCTTCTTATGAAGGTGGTATAGACCTGAAATTTTTCAGCAACAGAATTGGTCTTGAATTTACAGCTTATCGCAATGATAATAGTAATCAGATCATTCCACTTGCAGTTGCTCCTACGAGTGGTTACAGTAATGCTGTTGTGAATGCCGGTTTGATTAGAACTTCTGGAGTAGAATTACATATCTCTGCAACTCCGGTAAAAACAGACAATTTTACCTGGAATCTTGATTTAAATGCAGACCGTAACCAATCGAAAGTTATCGAACTTACTGAACAAAGCAGTAACTACCTGGTTGACGGACCACAATGGAGAACACTTACATTAAATGCACGCGTTGGTGAGAAATGGGGTATGCTGGAAGGTGTAGGTATCAAAAAAGATGCTAATGGCAACAAAGTTGTTTACTCTTCTACTCCAGAAAACATCAAAGCTGGTACTGCGGGTTTATATGTTAAAGAGAACAATGTTAATCTTGGTAATGTACTTCCTAAATTCAAAGGTGGTTTTATCAACTCTTTCCAATATAAAAACTTCAATCTTAACATTAGTACAGACTTCGTAGTAGGTGGCAAGTTCTTCTCAGTTACAAAAATGTTTAATGCATATTCAGGATTGGCAGCTGAAACAGCTGGTTTGAATGAACTTGGGAATCCAAAACGTGATCCTATTGATGGAACTGCTCCTGGTGGTGTAATTCTGGATGCAGTTACTCAGGACGGAGAGAAAAATACGCAACGTGTAGATACTCAGAATCTTTATGAAAACTGGTTATTTGCATTGAACGAAAACTGGATCTACGACAAAACTTATGTTAAGCTTCGTGAGGTTTCCTTCGGTTATAAACTTCCATCAAGATTCCTGGGCAAATTTGTAAAATCTGCAAGCATTTCTGTGATCGGACGTAACCTGTTACTAGTTTATAGCGCAATTGGCGGTGGTATCGATATCTCCGAAACGGAAACAATGTGGTACGAAGGTGGTCAGTTACCTCCTGTTCGCTCTGTTGGATTAAATCTTCGTTTAGGACTTTAG
- a CDS encoding amidohydrolase yields MNLKSLLPFSFLVLSGFHCYSQSPLNAKIDQKAQALESQIVTWRRDFHENPELGNREFKTAEKIAAHLKKLGMEVQTGVAHTGVVGLLKGGKPGPVVALRADMDGLPVAERVDVPFKSKVTSEYNGQQTGVMHACGHDTHVAILMGVAEVLTSMKADLKGTVKFIFQPAEEGAPKGEEGGAKLMIKEGVLENPKVDAIFGLHINSQTEVNTIAYKPGATMAAVDFFSIDIKGKQTHGAYPWSGVDPIVTSSQIVMGLQTIVSRNLDITKAPAVVTIGAFHGGIRENIIPEEVKMIGTIRTFDEEMHTFVHKRVNEIATNIAESAGAKADVKINVLYPVTFNDIPLTEKMIGTLEEVAGKNKVILTTAKTGAEDFSYFQQKVPGFFFFLGGMPKGKNPLEAAPHHTPDFFLDESGLVLGVRSLSRLTVDFMEKQTSVAIKGKK; encoded by the coding sequence ATGAATTTGAAAAGCCTTCTACCATTTTCATTTCTTGTTCTTTCAGGATTTCATTGTTATTCCCAATCTCCTCTGAATGCTAAAATTGATCAGAAGGCTCAGGCTCTTGAATCTCAAATTGTGACATGGAGAAGAGATTTTCACGAAAACCCTGAGCTTGGAAACAGGGAATTTAAAACAGCTGAGAAGATTGCAGCACATTTGAAAAAGCTGGGTATGGAAGTACAGACAGGAGTAGCACACACAGGTGTAGTAGGTTTACTTAAAGGTGGCAAACCTGGTCCCGTAGTCGCTTTAAGAGCGGATATGGATGGGCTTCCGGTAGCAGAGCGCGTGGATGTGCCTTTTAAATCCAAGGTTACCTCAGAGTATAATGGACAGCAAACAGGCGTGATGCATGCTTGCGGACATGACACCCACGTAGCTATTCTTATGGGCGTTGCAGAAGTGCTTACTTCCATGAAAGCCGATTTGAAGGGAACCGTTAAATTTATTTTTCAGCCGGCGGAAGAAGGTGCTCCGAAAGGGGAGGAAGGTGGCGCCAAACTGATGATTAAGGAGGGGGTTTTGGAAAATCCTAAGGTGGATGCCATTTTTGGATTACACATTAATTCACAAACAGAGGTTAATACCATTGCCTATAAGCCTGGCGCAACCATGGCAGCGGTAGATTTTTTCAGCATTGATATTAAAGGCAAACAGACACACGGAGCCTATCCATGGTCTGGTGTAGATCCAATCGTTACATCTTCTCAGATCGTAATGGGTTTACAGACTATTGTCAGCAGGAATCTGGATATTACCAAAGCGCCGGCAGTGGTTACGATAGGTGCTTTTCATGGTGGTATTCGGGAAAATATTATTCCGGAAGAAGTTAAAATGATCGGTACCATCAGGACCTTTGATGAAGAAATGCACACTTTCGTGCATAAGCGCGTCAATGAGATCGCCACCAATATTGCGGAAAGTGCAGGTGCAAAAGCGGATGTGAAAATTAATGTGCTGTACCCGGTGACATTCAACGATATACCTCTGACTGAAAAAATGATCGGCACTCTTGAAGAAGTTGCGGGGAAGAATAAAGTCATTCTGACGACGGCAAAAACGGGAGCGGAGGATTTCTCCTACTTTCAGCAAAAAGTGCCTGGCTTTTTCTTTTTCCTTGGGGGAATGCCAAAAGGTAAAAATCCGTTAGAAGCAGCGCCACACCATACACCGGATTTTTTCTTAGATGAAAGTGGATTGGTATTAGGTGTTCGTTCACTTAGCAGACTGACGGTAGATTTTATGGAAAAACAAACCTCCGTAGCAATTAAAGGAAAGAAATAG